In Paenibacillus sp. BIC5C1, a genomic segment contains:
- the fliJ gene encoding flagellar export protein FliJ gives MKFRYHFQKVVDLKSNEKTQAEWMLSTAIGKLQTEEEHLLQLLNDKKELIDVIQSATESTASVSSLQEMQRYVHHLDECISRKSSDVRHAEVNVQRNQTFLNGKMMDEKVWLGARDKAKIKFQQEMLLREQNDLDEMATVRFAAKAGRAN, from the coding sequence ATGAAATTTCGATATCATTTCCAGAAGGTTGTTGACCTGAAAAGCAATGAAAAAACGCAAGCGGAGTGGATGTTATCCACAGCCATCGGGAAACTTCAGACTGAGGAAGAGCATCTTTTACAACTATTGAATGATAAAAAGGAACTGATAGATGTCATTCAATCCGCTACGGAAAGCACGGCTTCCGTATCCAGCTTGCAAGAGATGCAGCGGTATGTACATCACCTTGACGAGTGCATTTCACGCAAAAGTAGTGATGTCAGACATGCTGAAGTCAATGTGCAACGGAATCAGACGTTTCTGAACGGCAAAATGATGGACGAAAAAGTATGGCTTGGGGCGAGAGACAAGGCCAAAATCAAATTTCAGCAGGAGATGCTCCTCCGGGAACAGAACGATCTGGACGAGATGGCTACTGTACGCTTCGCTGCCAAAGCCGGACGCGCGAATTGA
- a CDS encoding FliH/SctL family protein, producing the protein MSNLIKSFQYVPVDDRKRLENHHHYGGPESDVELDGERAEGSEAEMLQARVDEETQRLTAEMLEDAKEFAEKQVRDASEEAERLLQEAREQIDSWWQEQRQQDEHLTEALRSQGFQQGFEEGKVQAELDLQVKIEEMMKEARGVLEEAYVAKDQIIQEAEPFLVDLACGIAEKVIDKQLSVEPEHTLELIRQSLSRKREQGMITLCVAPDQFAFVQAAREELAMSIDSQAELQILPDATVKDKGCVIRSSFGSVDARIDTQLAEIKKELIRIALEDEGRKNQHEDS; encoded by the coding sequence TTGTCTAATTTGATTAAATCTTTCCAGTATGTACCGGTCGATGACCGCAAACGACTCGAAAATCATCATCATTATGGTGGACCGGAGTCTGATGTGGAGTTAGATGGTGAACGTGCTGAAGGCTCTGAAGCTGAGATGCTTCAGGCACGCGTAGACGAAGAAACACAACGTCTTACCGCGGAGATGCTGGAGGATGCCAAGGAGTTTGCAGAAAAGCAGGTACGTGATGCTTCAGAGGAAGCGGAGCGATTGCTTCAAGAAGCCCGTGAACAGATTGATAGCTGGTGGCAGGAACAGCGTCAGCAGGATGAACATCTTACTGAAGCGCTTCGTTCACAAGGTTTCCAGCAGGGTTTTGAAGAAGGCAAAGTACAGGCTGAACTGGATCTCCAGGTGAAGATCGAAGAGATGATGAAGGAAGCACGCGGGGTTCTTGAAGAAGCTTACGTTGCCAAAGATCAGATTATTCAGGAAGCAGAGCCTTTTCTTGTGGATCTCGCCTGTGGTATCGCTGAGAAGGTAATTGACAAGCAACTCTCTGTTGAACCAGAACACACACTCGAACTGATTCGTCAGAGTTTGTCTCGCAAACGTGAACAGGGGATGATCACCTTATGTGTGGCACCTGATCAATTTGCTTTTGTGCAGGCCGCACGTGAAGAGTTGGCTATGTCAATTGACTCTCAGGCAGAATTGCAGATTTTGCCTGATGCTACGGTGAAAGACAAGGGATGTGTTATACGGTCGTCGTTTGGAAGTGTAGATGCCAGAATTGATACCCAACTCGCTGAAATTAAAAAAGAACTGATCCGCATAGCACTTGAGGATGAGGGGCGAAAAAATCAACATGAAGATTCTTAG
- the fliI gene encoding flagellar protein export ATPase FliI: MKILSSQRYMEHLKQFDPVRINGKVTQVIGLMVESEGPDASIGDVCYIYPGKSAKPLQAEVVGFRDNKVLLMPLGELQSIGPGCDVVGTGKPLGVQVGSELLGKVLDGLGQPLDGSLLPSRMPMYSTSNTPVNPMDRPRVLETMSVGVRAIDGLLTVGKGQRVGIFAGSGVGKSTLMGMIARNTAADVNVIALVGERGREVRDFIERDLGPEGLERSVVIVATSDQPALIRIKGAVIATTIAEYFRDRGMNVMLMMDSVTRYAMAQREVGLAVGEPPAMRGYTPSVFASLPKLLERAGTGPTGSITAFYTVLVDGDDMNEPIADAVRGILDGHIVLNRSIANKGHFPAIDVLASISRVMKDIAPEEQLEAVNNMKRLMAVYKESEDLINIGAYQRGSNAAIDESIDQIDSIWDFTRQKVDEKVTLSEVQERLILEFARR; encoded by the coding sequence ATGAAGATTCTTAGCTCACAGCGATACATGGAACATCTTAAGCAATTTGACCCCGTTCGAATTAACGGTAAGGTCACACAGGTCATTGGTCTTATGGTTGAGTCTGAAGGCCCGGATGCTAGCATTGGTGATGTATGTTACATCTACCCCGGGAAATCTGCCAAGCCACTTCAGGCAGAGGTTGTCGGGTTTCGGGATAACAAAGTATTGCTCATGCCACTCGGTGAACTTCAATCCATTGGCCCTGGATGCGATGTGGTCGGAACGGGTAAACCACTTGGGGTTCAGGTTGGATCTGAATTGCTTGGTAAGGTGTTAGATGGATTGGGGCAACCTTTGGACGGTTCCTTGTTACCCTCCAGAATGCCAATGTACTCCACATCTAATACGCCAGTGAATCCGATGGACCGTCCACGGGTACTCGAAACGATGAGTGTAGGTGTAAGAGCCATTGACGGTCTGTTGACGGTTGGTAAAGGACAGAGGGTCGGTATATTTGCCGGATCGGGTGTTGGTAAAAGTACACTGATGGGCATGATCGCCCGCAATACAGCAGCAGACGTTAATGTAATTGCTTTGGTAGGGGAGCGGGGCCGTGAGGTTCGTGACTTTATTGAAAGGGATCTGGGTCCGGAAGGATTGGAACGATCCGTCGTTATTGTTGCTACCTCTGATCAACCTGCTCTGATTCGAATCAAAGGCGCGGTTATCGCAACTACGATCGCGGAGTATTTCAGAGACAGAGGCATGAATGTCATGTTGATGATGGACTCTGTTACACGTTATGCCATGGCACAGAGGGAAGTGGGACTTGCGGTAGGAGAACCACCTGCAATGAGAGGATACACTCCTTCTGTTTTTGCGAGTTTACCCAAGTTGCTTGAGCGAGCGGGGACTGGACCCACAGGTTCAATTACTGCTTTTTACACCGTCCTTGTCGACGGGGATGATATGAACGAGCCGATTGCGGATGCGGTGAGAGGTATACTGGATGGTCATATTGTACTGAATCGTTCCATAGCAAACAAAGGTCACTTCCCTGCGATTGATGTGCTTGCGAGCATTAGTCGGGTTATGAAGGATATTGCTCCTGAAGAGCAGTTGGAAGCCGTTAATAATATGAAGAGACTGATGGCTGTGTACAAGGAATCAGAGGATTTAATCAACATTGGGGCTTATCAAAGAGGTTCAAATGCTGCCATTGATGAATCGATAGACCAGATTGATAGTATCTGGGACTTTACCAGGCAGAAAGTCGATGAAAAAGTAACGCTAAGTGAAGTGCAGGAACGTTTGATTCTTGAATTTGCAAGGAGATGA